TTTTAACTTGTATTTGTCATCGTCGGTCTTGGTGAAGTAGTTATAACAGTAATTGAAGTCTTTTTCCCGGAAGGAATAGTCATTATATTCCGCTTCTTTTGCATGGGAAAGCGCTCGTGAACTTATATCAAGGGCATCGATGTGGAATCTGTTCTCCGGCCAACCGCCATGGAGAAGCGTCATTGCAATGGAATATGGTTCTTCGCCGGTGGAGCAGGGCGCGCTCAGGATTCGCAGAGTTTGTTTTTTACTGTTGATTGCCCATTTTTTGTGGACAAAATCCGTCAAGGCGAGGAATGGCGCTTTGTTTCTGAAGAACCAGGTTTCAGGGATAACCACCTCTTCAATAAGTTCTTTTACTTCATGGAGGGAGGTTTTGAGCCTGAGGATGTATGTTTCCTGATTATCAAGGCCCAGCACCTTGAGGCGACGCTTGATTGCCCGTTCAAGGGTTGCCTCGCCAATGGTGCTTATTTTCAGGCCCATGGCTTGTCCTAAGATGGTTTCTATATCGGCAAGGGGCATTGAGCAATTAATCCTGATATAGTTCTGAGACAATTCTTTGGGGAATAATACGTTTCAGGTCGAACCGCTGAATTATTTCTTCCTGGTTAGACTCGTCAAAGGAGGAAATGTCATCATCGAGAAAGATTTTCGATGGGTGAATATCTGAAACTTTTGCCTTAATGGTCTCCGTAGCCCGCTCTGCGATGAGACCAAGAGTCTTGCTGGTGTTATTATCAAAAGGATAATTGATAATGATGATCCGGGTGCTGAACAGTGGGGTGCAAGGATTTCCCTCGGTCAAGGAGCAAAGATCTATAACCGGGACCGGATTACCACGATAATTGATCAGCCCGGCGACATAATCCGGTGCCTTGGGAATCTTT
This DNA window, taken from Pseudomonadota bacterium, encodes the following:
- a CDS encoding chemotaxis protein CheW, with the translated sequence MLLLLFHTREGRYALATDLIVEIVPLIKMKKIPKAPDYVAGLINYRGNPVPVIDLCSLTEGNPCTPLFSTRIIIINYPFDNNTSKTLGLIAERATETIKAKVSDIHPSKIFLDDDISSFDESNQEEIIQRFDLKRIIPQRIVSELYQD